GCTCCCCTGTACGTTATGACCACCGACCAGTGCTTATCCTCAATCATCCCCACGACAAGATAGCGCGCCTCATCCTCAGTCCTTGCCGGTACCTCGATCCGATCGGGATCCTCCCAGACCAATTGGGCTTCAACAAAGTCGATGCCATGCTTCTCCCTGTTCCTGAGACTCTTCCGCCTGTCGAACTCGAATTCCATTATGGTATAAAAACTATATCATTATTCTCCCCGATGTCAAAAGCATTTCAGGGAAACGGAGGTACATCCCCGGCGCCGTCGAAACACCCTTGCTCATGCAAGATATGAACTGTCTCAAAGATACTCCTGTCTATTCCAGTATTCTCATGGTACTATGTATAGTACACGCCTGCCGCTCCTCTGACCCGTTTCCGGGCTTCATTTCTCACTCACAATGGCTGGTTACCTGGTAGGAGTAAAAGAGGAAAAATGAACATACTTCTCGTGTACC
The sequence above is a segment of the Syntrophorhabdus sp. genome. Coding sequences within it:
- a CDS encoding BrnT family toxin: MMEFEFDRRKSLRNREKHGIDFVEAQLVWEDPDRIEVPARTEDEARYLVVGMIEDKHWSVVITYRGAKTRVISARRARKEEKQLYESQRF